In one window of Terriglobia bacterium DNA:
- a CDS encoding leucyl aminopeptidase: protein MNTKLSFSAPAQLETECLVLPVLDHGEKDKPDARVTSNDNALQDAAAELISSGEVTGKIFETVLLHRPQGMRAKRLLLVGGGKAKTFSAYELRKLAGAAVRFLKPKSIRSFAFVLPELRGAHPSAERSEGEGWDQVDAVKSVVEGAHVGNFDPDKYRSDRKDQRIDEATIVATGQEDAALRAAVEQGRIIGESQNFTRELVNEPSNRMTPTMMADSARRMVESLSVPELRIETHGADKIKELRMGAFWSVAQGSDEPPVLIVIRYEPHDAPPTPVIGLVGKGITFDTGGISIKPADGMEKMKYDMAGGATMLGAIRAIALLKPKVRVIAVVCATENMPSGKAQKPGDVQIAMSGKSIEIINTDAEGRLVLADGLYYARQLGATHLIDAATLTGACVVALGYINAGVFTNDDAMWERFRGAVQRAGEKMWRLPLDTEYLEFIRSSIADIKNTGGRWGGAITAAMFLKEFVEDTPWMHLDIAGTAWEEENKAWIAKGPSGIAMRSLVEFVRDIARSGPPSSATSGASIS from the coding sequence ATGAATACCAAGCTCTCTTTCTCTGCTCCCGCGCAGCTCGAAACCGAGTGCCTCGTCCTCCCCGTGCTCGACCACGGCGAGAAGGACAAGCCCGATGCGCGCGTCACTTCGAATGATAATGCGCTGCAGGACGCTGCCGCCGAGCTGATCTCCAGCGGTGAGGTCACCGGCAAAATCTTTGAAACCGTCCTGCTCCACCGCCCGCAGGGCATGAGAGCCAAGCGCCTGCTGCTGGTCGGCGGCGGCAAAGCGAAAACTTTCTCCGCCTACGAACTGCGCAAGCTGGCCGGCGCCGCCGTGCGTTTTCTCAAGCCGAAGTCGATCCGCAGCTTCGCCTTCGTTCTGCCGGAGCTGCGGGGGGCCCACCCTTCCGCCGAGCGAAGCGAAGGCGAAGGGTGGGATCAGGTCGACGCCGTGAAGTCCGTCGTCGAAGGCGCGCACGTCGGCAATTTCGATCCCGACAAGTACCGCAGCGACCGCAAAGACCAGCGCATTGACGAGGCCACGATCGTCGCAACCGGCCAGGAGGACGCCGCCCTGCGCGCCGCCGTCGAGCAGGGGCGCATCATCGGCGAGTCGCAGAACTTCACCCGCGAACTGGTCAACGAGCCCAGCAACCGCATGACGCCCACCATGATGGCCGACAGCGCGCGCCGCATGGTCGAATCGCTCAGTGTCCCCGAGCTCAGGATCGAAACCCACGGGGCGGACAAAATCAAAGAATTGAGGATGGGCGCCTTCTGGAGTGTCGCCCAGGGCTCGGACGAGCCGCCGGTATTGATCGTAATACGATATGAACCGCACGACGCGCCGCCCACGCCGGTCATCGGGCTGGTCGGCAAGGGCATTACCTTCGACACCGGAGGCATCTCCATCAAGCCGGCCGACGGCATGGAAAAGATGAAGTACGACATGGCCGGCGGCGCCACCATGCTCGGCGCCATTCGCGCCATCGCCCTGCTCAAGCCCAAAGTGCGCGTCATCGCGGTAGTCTGCGCTACCGAAAACATGCCCTCCGGCAAAGCGCAGAAGCCGGGCGACGTGCAGATCGCCATGTCCGGCAAGTCCATCGAGATCATCAACACCGACGCCGAAGGCCGCCTGGTGCTCGCCGACGGCCTCTACTACGCCCGCCAGCTCGGCGCCACCCACCTCATCGACGCCGCCACTCTCACCGGTGCCTGCGTTGTGGCGCTCGGCTACATCAACGCCGGCGTCTTCACCAACGACGATGCCATGTGGGAGCGCTTCCGCGGCGCGGTGCAGCGCGCCGGCGAAAAAATGTGGCGACTCCCGCTGGACACCGAATACTTGGAGTTCATCCGCAGCAGCATCGCCGACATCAAGAACACCGGCGGGCGCTGGGGCGGCGCCATCACCGCCGCCATGTTCCTCAAGGAATTCGTGGAAGACACGCCGTGGATGCACCTCGACATTGCCGGGACGGCCTGGGAAGAAGAGAATAAGGCTTGGATCGCTAAGGGTCCGTCGGGAATCGCGATGCGCTCGCTGGTCGAGTTCGTGCGCGACATCGCCCGCAGCGGCCCGCCCTCGAGCGCGACCAGCGGCGCTTCGATATCCTAG
- the smpB gene encoding SsrA-binding protein SmpB, translated as MARQAAHQTRPNPEKNPRREPVAAGQRDATVNRAAPHNYFLTDKFEAGIVLTGTEVKSIRGGRANLKDSYGLVKDGELWLLNAHIGHYEHGNIFNHEPLRTRKLLVHASELRKLIGKTQQKGMTLIPTRMYFKNGRVKVELALAKGKQLWDKRETERRRTADREAREAIVRSRKA; from the coding sequence ATGGCGCGGCAGGCGGCACATCAGACCCGACCCAATCCGGAAAAAAATCCGCGCCGCGAACCCGTTGCCGCCGGCCAGCGCGACGCCACCGTCAACCGCGCCGCCCCCCATAACTACTTCCTTACGGATAAGTTCGAGGCCGGCATCGTGCTCACCGGGACCGAGGTCAAGTCCATCCGCGGCGGACGGGCCAACCTGAAGGACTCCTATGGCCTGGTGAAGGACGGCGAGCTTTGGTTGTTGAATGCTCACATCGGCCATTACGAACACGGTAACATCTTCAATCACGAGCCCTTGCGCACCCGTAAATTGCTGGTCCATGCCTCGGAGTTGCGCAAGCTGATCGGGAAAACCCAGCAAAAGGGCATGACCCTGATCCCCACGCGCATGTATTTCAAAAACGGCCGCGTCAAGGTGGAATTGGCGCTCGCCAAGGGCAAACAACTCTGGGACAAGCGCGAAACCGAGCGCCGCCGCACTGCCGACCGCGAAGCGCGCGAAGCGATCGTGCGCTCGCGAAAAGCGTAG